In uncultured Bacteroides sp., one genomic interval encodes:
- a CDS encoding glycoside hydrolase family 5 protein: MKNIVSFFFLLLVLVGCQPKTMHDLSSNSFIKVDGQNLKKPNGDKFLIKGINLGNWLNPEGYMFSFKEVSSARLIDQALREMVGPDVVNQFWKDFKDNYVTWEDINYIKETGMNSIRLPFHYKLFTDEDYMGLSKDQDGFARIDSLISWCRDAGLYVILDMHDAPGGQTGDNIDDSYGYPWLFSSKESQQLFCEIWKKIAARYKNEPVILGYDLLNEPIAPYFNNMEELNAQLEPLYKLAVKAIREVDKNHVVLLGGAQWNGNFKVFNDSKFDSNMMYTCHRYWCDTLQTNLQDLIDFRNKVNLPLYMGETGENTDAWVNAFRSLMEKNNMGWHFWPYKKLKTSSCMVKIKEPENWDMIIKYTEQPRGNFKQIREARPDQELVKKALAEFIQNCKFKSCTKNEGYIKALGMKP, from the coding sequence ATGAAAAATATAGTTTCTTTTTTCTTTTTGTTGCTAGTATTGGTTGGTTGTCAACCTAAAACAATGCATGATCTTTCCTCTAATTCTTTTATTAAAGTTGATGGACAGAATCTAAAGAAACCAAATGGAGATAAATTTCTTATTAAGGGAATAAACCTTGGTAATTGGTTGAATCCCGAAGGATATATGTTTTCCTTTAAAGAAGTTAGCTCTGCAAGGTTAATTGATCAGGCTCTTCGTGAAATGGTAGGGCCGGATGTTGTTAATCAATTCTGGAAAGATTTTAAAGACAATTATGTAACCTGGGAGGATATTAATTATATCAAGGAAACCGGGATGAATTCTATTCGTTTACCGTTCCATTATAAGTTGTTTACTGATGAAGATTATATGGGATTAAGTAAAGATCAGGATGGATTTGCCAGAATAGACTCTTTGATAAGTTGGTGCAGAGATGCCGGTTTATATGTTATTCTTGATATGCATGATGCTCCTGGCGGACAAACGGGTGATAATATTGATGATAGTTATGGCTATCCATGGCTTTTCTCCAGCAAAGAAAGTCAGCAACTGTTTTGTGAAATATGGAAAAAGATAGCTGCCAGATATAAAAATGAACCGGTAATCTTAGGTTATGACTTGTTGAATGAACCTATTGCTCCTTATTTTAATAATATGGAGGAATTAAATGCGCAACTTGAACCTCTCTATAAACTAGCAGTAAAGGCAATACGCGAAGTTGATAAAAATCATGTTGTATTATTGGGTGGTGCACAGTGGAACGGAAACTTTAAAGTATTTAATGACTCAAAGTTTGATTCGAATATGATGTATACCTGCCATCGTTACTGGTGTGATACTCTTCAAACGAATCTGCAGGATTTAATTGATTTTCGAAATAAGGTAAATCTTCCGCTTTACATGGGAGAGACAGGAGAAAATACTGATGCCTGGGTTAATGCTTTTCGTAGTTTGATGGAAAAAAATAACATGGGATGGCATTTCTGGCCTTACAAAAAACTAAAAACCAGTAGTTGTATGGTGAAGATTAAAGAGCCAGAAAACTGGGATATGATCATTAAATATACAGAGCAACCTCGTGGAAACTTTAAACAGATAAGAGAAGCCCGACCTGATCAGGAATTAGTAAAGAAAGCCTTAGCCGAATTTATTCAAAACTGTAAGTTTAAGTCTTGTACAAAGAATGAAGGTTATATTAAAGCTTTGGGTATGAAACCATAA
- a CDS encoding glycoside hydrolase family 3 C-terminal domain-containing protein, translating to MNKIKELVVLSLTLLSVPLFAQQKKAAYLDDSKPIEERIEDALSRMTLEEKVAMCHAQSKFSSAGVSRLGIPEVWCTDGPHGIRAEVFWDEWNTAGWTNDSCIAFPALTCLAATWNPEMSGLYGKSIGEEARYRNKNVLLGPGVNIYRTPLNGRNFEYMGEDPYLSSTMVVPYIQEVQKNGVAACVKHFALNNQEVDRDHVNVNVSDRALYEIYLPAFKAAVQKGGAWAIMGSYNKYKGEHCCHNQYLLNDILRKEWGFDGVVVSDWGGVHDTKQAIYNGLDMEFGTWTNGLNWSASNAYDNYYLAMPFLKLIRSGEVKEEEVDKKVRKILRMIFRTTMNKNRPFGSFGTEEHALAGRKIAQEGIVLLQNNKNILPVDLAKVKRIAVIGENAVKRMTIGGGSSSLKVKYEQSPLAGLKQRIGSQAEIVYAPGYESPAVAEQDVKGAKAPEQKVIDVLGLREEAVAAAKKSDIVLFFGGLNKNEHQDCEGVDRKEYELPYNQNELISALAKANPNLVVVLITGNGVAMPWAKEVPAIVEGWYSGTEAGNAIASVLVGDVNPSGKLPFTIPVSLKDNGATVMGDYPGDGKEQTYKENIFVGYRWADKQKAKPLFSFGHGLSYTTFAYGKAEIDKSKMSADEQLTVSVKVKNTGKRSGSEVVQLYISDLKSSLPRPVKELKGFKKIQLNAGEEQKVSFTISKEELSFYDDTKHSWIAEPGMFEAIVGASSTDIRSKVSFELK from the coding sequence ATGAATAAAATAAAGGAATTAGTTGTTTTAAGTCTCACTCTTTTATCAGTTCCGCTGTTTGCACAGCAGAAAAAAGCTGCGTATTTAGATGACAGTAAACCGATAGAAGAAAGAATTGAGGATGCTCTTTCACGCATGACACTGGAAGAAAAAGTAGCTATGTGTCATGCACAGTCAAAGTTCAGCTCGGCAGGTGTGTCACGTTTAGGCATACCTGAGGTGTGGTGTACCGATGGTCCGCACGGCATTCGTGCCGAAGTGTTCTGGGATGAATGGAATACTGCAGGATGGACAAACGATTCTTGCATAGCTTTCCCGGCTCTTACCTGTCTGGCTGCCACATGGAATCCAGAAATGTCTGGGCTTTACGGTAAATCTATTGGCGAAGAAGCCCGTTACCGCAACAAAAATGTGTTATTGGGACCGGGTGTAAACATATACCGCACTCCTCTGAACGGACGAAATTTTGAGTATATGGGAGAAGATCCCTATTTATCATCTACTATGGTAGTTCCTTATATCCAGGAAGTTCAGAAGAATGGAGTGGCAGCTTGTGTGAAACACTTTGCATTGAATAATCAAGAAGTAGACCGAGACCACGTTAATGTAAATGTTAGCGACCGTGCCTTGTATGAAATCTATCTGCCGGCCTTTAAAGCAGCTGTTCAGAAAGGTGGAGCCTGGGCTATAATGGGCTCATACAATAAGTACAAAGGAGAACATTGCTGTCACAATCAGTATTTACTCAACGATATTCTTCGCAAGGAATGGGGATTTGATGGAGTAGTAGTTTCCGACTGGGGTGGCGTGCATGATACAAAACAGGCTATTTACAACGGATTGGATATGGAGTTTGGTACCTGGACCAACGGACTGAACTGGAGTGCCAGTAATGCATACGATAATTATTATCTGGCCATGCCGTTCTTGAAGTTGATACGCTCAGGCGAAGTCAAAGAAGAAGAGGTGGACAAGAAAGTACGGAAGATTCTTCGGATGATTTTCCGTACTACCATGAACAAGAACCGTCCATTCGGGTCGTTTGGAACTGAGGAGCATGCTTTGGCGGGACGAAAAATTGCTCAGGAAGGTATTGTTCTATTGCAGAACAACAAAAATATTTTGCCGGTTGACCTTGCAAAGGTAAAGAGAATTGCCGTTATCGGTGAGAATGCCGTTAAAAGAATGACCATCGGCGGTGGAAGCTCTTCACTGAAAGTTAAATATGAGCAGTCTCCTTTGGCCGGATTAAAACAACGGATAGGATCGCAGGCTGAAATTGTTTATGCACCGGGATATGAATCACCCGCTGTAGCCGAACAGGACGTGAAAGGTGCCAAAGCGCCCGAACAGAAAGTTATAGATGTGTTGGGATTAAGAGAGGAAGCCGTTGCTGCAGCAAAAAAATCAGATATTGTTCTTTTCTTTGGTGGACTGAACAAGAATGAACATCAGGATTGTGAAGGAGTAGATCGTAAGGAGTATGAATTACCTTATAATCAGAATGAACTGATAAGCGCATTGGCAAAAGCCAATCCGAATCTTGTGGTTGTGCTTATTACAGGCAATGGAGTAGCAATGCCCTGGGCAAAAGAGGTTCCTGCTATTGTAGAAGGATGGTATAGCGGAACGGAAGCAGGAAATGCCATTGCTTCTGTATTGGTGGGCGATGTAAATCCATCGGGCAAACTGCCTTTCACCATTCCGGTAAGCCTGAAAGATAACGGTGCCACTGTTATGGGCGACTATCCGGGCGATGGCAAGGAACAAACTTATAAAGAGAATATTTTTGTGGGATACCGTTGGGCTGATAAGCAGAAAGCCAAACCATTGTTTAGCTTTGGTCATGGACTGAGTTATACAACTTTTGCCTATGGAAAAGCAGAAATAGATAAATCAAAAATGTCTGCAGATGAGCAGCTTACCGTCAGTGTAAAAGTTAAGAATACCGGTAAACGTTCCGGTTCGGAAGTTGTTCAGCTGTATATTAGTGATTTAAAATCCTCTCTTCCTCGTCCGGTAAAAGAGCTGAAAGGCTTTAAAAAGATTCAGCTAAATGCAGGTGAAGAGCAAAAGGTTTCATTTACTATATCTAAAGAAGAGTTAAGCTTCTATGATGATACAAAGCACTCGTGGATAGCCGAACCAGGAATGTTTGAAGCCATTGTAGGAGCCTCTTCTACAGATATCCGATCAAAAGTTTCTTTTGAATTGAAGTAG
- the argR gene encoding arginine repressor, which yields MTTNKSKRLDSIKMIISSKEISSQEELLQELAKEGYELTQATLSRDLKQMKVAKAATTNGNYVYVLPNDTMYKRTIDVPSAGEMLLQSGFKSIDFSGNMAVIKTRPGYASSLAYDIDNREYKDIIGTIAGDDTILLVFRDGYSRNEIRQSLSQIIPNI from the coding sequence ATGACGACGAACAAAAGTAAACGATTAGATTCGATAAAGATGATTATCTCTAGCAAAGAGATAAGTAGTCAGGAAGAGCTGCTTCAAGAGTTGGCTAAGGAAGGCTATGAACTTACACAAGCTACTTTGTCAAGGGACTTAAAGCAAATGAAAGTTGCAAAAGCTGCCACAACAAATGGTAATTATGTGTATGTTTTACCGAATGACACCATGTATAAAAGGACGATTGATGTGCCTAGTGCTGGTGAGATGTTGTTGCAAAGCGGTTTTAAATCTATTGATTTTTCCGGAAATATGGCTGTTATAAAAACACGTCCCGGATACGCAAGTAGTCTGGCTTATGACATCGATAACCGTGAATATAAAGATATTATTGGCACTATTGCAGGAGATGATACAATATTGTTGGTTTTCAGGGACGGCTATTCCCGAAATGAAATAAGACAGTCATTGTCTCAGATTATTCCGAATATTTAA
- a CDS encoding GNAT family N-acetyltransferase, with protein sequence MEINIEILVANESHIPYVDIILNTIEAAAKVRGTGIAKRSPEYVKQKMIEGKAIIALCENEFAGFCYIETWSNKAFVANSGLIVVDKFRGHGLAKKIKRRAFELSRQRFPEAKIFGLTSGLAVMKINSELGYVPVTFSELTDDEAFWKGCQSCVNYDILQRTGGTKCICTAMLYDPAKHPDDPFNKAKNDKEETREAEESENK encoded by the coding sequence ATGGAAATCAATATTGAAATTCTTGTAGCCAACGAGAGTCATATTCCATACGTTGACATTATTTTAAACACAATAGAAGCAGCTGCCAAGGTTCGTGGAACCGGCATTGCAAAGCGCTCTCCCGAATACGTAAAGCAAAAAATGATTGAGGGAAAAGCAATTATTGCCCTTTGCGAAAATGAGTTTGCTGGATTTTGCTATATAGAAACATGGAGCAACAAAGCATTTGTTGCCAATTCAGGATTAATTGTTGTTGATAAATTCCGTGGTCATGGCCTGGCAAAGAAAATCAAGCGTCGTGCATTCGAACTTTCACGCCAACGTTTTCCGGAAGCTAAAATATTTGGTTTAACTTCTGGTCTTGCAGTAATGAAAATTAATTCTGAATTAGGATATGTTCCTGTAACTTTCTCAGAACTTACTGACGATGAGGCTTTCTGGAAAGGTTGTCAGAGCTGTGTCAATTACGATATTCTTCAAAGAACGGGTGGAACAAAATGTATTTGTACTGCTATGCTTTATGATCCTGCAAAACATCCGGATGATCCCTTCAACAAAGCAAAGAATGATAAAGAAGAGACAAGAGAAGCAGAAGAATCAGAAAACAAATAA
- a CDS encoding argininosuccinate synthase domain-containing protein → MKKEKVVLAFSGGLDTSFCAKYLSEEKGYEVYTAVANTGGFSDEELKVIEDKAYKLGAVKHVTLDVTQEYYEKSIKYMVFGNVLRNGTYPISVSSERIFQAIAIINYAKEIKADYVAHGSTGAGNDQIRFDLTFDVLAPEIKILTPTRDMSLTREYEIDYLRKHGIEADFKKLEYSINKGLWGTSIGGKETLHSEQGLPEEAYPSQVTSTGTETLKLEFVEGQIHAVNGEVFENKVAAINKIEEIGSKYGIGRDMHIGDTIIGIKGRVAFEAAAPMLIINAHKMLEKHTLSKWQQYWKDQIGTWYGMFLHEAQYLEPVMRDCEAMLQSTQRNVTGTVIVTLRPYCYTLVGVESSFDLVKTDFGDYGEVGKGWTAEDAKGFTKILSNPLRVYYANQKKNGK, encoded by the coding sequence ATGAAAAAAGAGAAGGTCGTTTTAGCATTTAGTGGTGGTTTGGATACCTCATTTTGTGCAAAGTATTTGTCAGAAGAAAAAGGATACGAAGTATATACAGCTGTAGCTAATACTGGCGGATTTAGCGATGAAGAGTTGAAAGTAATAGAAGACAAGGCTTATAAACTAGGTGCTGTAAAGCACGTAACACTTGATGTTACTCAGGAATACTACGAAAAAAGTATTAAGTACATGGTGTTCGGAAATGTATTACGTAACGGAACTTATCCTATCTCAGTAAGTTCAGAACGTATTTTCCAGGCAATAGCTATCATTAACTATGCTAAGGAAATCAAAGCAGACTATGTTGCTCACGGAAGTACAGGTGCAGGAAACGACCAAATCCGTTTCGACCTAACTTTTGATGTCCTTGCTCCTGAAATCAAGATCCTGACTCCTACACGTGACATGTCTCTTACTCGTGAATATGAGATTGATTATCTTAGAAAACATGGAATTGAAGCCGACTTTAAAAAACTTGAATATTCTATCAATAAAGGTCTTTGGGGAACTTCAATCGGTGGAAAAGAAACTCTTCACTCAGAACAAGGTCTTCCTGAAGAAGCTTATCCTTCACAAGTTACTTCAACCGGAACAGAAACATTGAAACTGGAATTTGTAGAAGGTCAGATACATGCGGTTAATGGTGAAGTATTTGAAAATAAAGTTGCCGCTATCAATAAGATTGAAGAAATCGGTTCAAAATATGGTATTGGTCGTGATATGCACATTGGTGATACTATTATTGGTATAAAAGGTCGTGTTGCTTTCGAAGCTGCAGCACCTATGCTTATTATTAATGCTCATAAAATGCTGGAAAAGCATACATTGAGCAAATGGCAACAATACTGGAAAGATCAGATTGGTACATGGTACGGAATGTTCCTTCACGAAGCTCAATATCTGGAACCTGTAATGCGCGACTGTGAAGCTATGCTTCAAAGCACTCAACGTAACGTTACCGGTACTGTTATTGTTACTCTTCGTCCATATTGCTACACCTTAGTAGGTGTTGAATCATCTTTTGATTTGGTTAAGACAGACTTTGGTGATTATGGTGAAGTTGGTAAAGGATGGACTGCAGAAGATGCAAAAGGATTTACCAAGATTCTTTCTAATCCTTTGAGAGTATATTACGCTAACCAAAAGAAAAACGGGAAATAA
- the argC gene encoding N-acetyl-gamma-glutamyl-phosphate reductase, with translation MIKVGIIGGAGYTAGELIRLLINHPDVGIVFINSSSNAGNKITAVHEGLYGETDMVFTDELPLDKIDLLYFCTAHGDTKKFIESHTLPDDLKIIDLSMDYRIASDEHDFIYGLPELNRRSICQSKHVANPGCFATCIQLGLLPLAKNLLLNGDVSVNAITGSTGAGVKPGATSHFSWRNNNMSIYKPFSHQHVPEIKQSVKQLQNSFNSDIDFIPYRGDFARGIFATLVVKTSVTLDEIKRMYSEYYEKDSFVHVVDANVDLKQVVNTNKCLIHLEKHGDKLLIISCIDNLLKGASGQAVHNMNLMFGLEETVGLRLKPSAF, from the coding sequence ATGATTAAAGTCGGAATTATTGGAGGAGCAGGATATACAGCAGGGGAGTTGATTCGTCTGCTTATAAACCACCCGGATGTTGGAATCGTTTTTATTAATAGCAGTAGTAATGCTGGAAACAAGATAACAGCTGTCCACGAAGGTCTTTATGGTGAAACAGATATGGTATTTACCGATGAATTGCCTCTTGACAAGATTGATTTGCTTTATTTCTGTACAGCTCATGGTGATACCAAAAAGTTTATTGAAAGTCATACATTGCCGGACGATTTAAAAATAATAGATCTATCAATGGATTATCGTATTGCTTCAGATGAACACGATTTCATTTATGGTCTTCCTGAACTTAATCGTCGTAGTATTTGTCAAAGTAAACATGTGGCCAACCCAGGATGTTTTGCTACATGTATTCAATTAGGTTTATTACCTCTTGCGAAAAATCTATTGCTGAATGGAGATGTCTCTGTAAATGCGATCACTGGTTCTACCGGTGCTGGAGTAAAGCCAGGAGCTACTTCGCATTTTAGCTGGAGAAACAATAATATGTCTATCTATAAGCCATTTTCTCATCAGCATGTTCCTGAAATAAAGCAATCTGTTAAACAATTGCAGAATAGTTTTAATTCAGATATCGATTTTATTCCTTATCGTGGCGATTTTGCCCGAGGCATTTTTGCAACTCTTGTTGTTAAGACAAGCGTGACGCTGGATGAAATTAAACGTATGTACAGTGAGTATTATGAAAAGGATTCATTTGTACACGTTGTTGATGCGAATGTAGATTTGAAGCAGGTAGTAAACACAAACAAGTGTTTAATCCATCTAGAGAAACATGGTGATAAGCTTCTTATCATTTCATGCATAGATAATTTATTAAAAGGTGCTTCCGGACAAGCTGTTCATAACATGAACCTGATGTTCGGACTGGAAGAAACAGTAGGGCTGAGATTAAAACCGAGTGCCTTCTAA